A stretch of Campylobacter gracilis DNA encodes these proteins:
- the pepE gene encoding dipeptidase PepE, translated as MQNQRRNLLKVAALAAGAAMLSTSELAASEKAFKLSKRDHSKQRALLLSSSGYKDTKYLSHAVSWIGKFAKENNLAGKKIVFIPYASLRRSYDEYEKRVKEALASLNLNIVGVHHAKNAAKEVASADCIFVGGGNTFKLVHDMYENELIALISKMVEDGTPYIGWSAGSNVAGATMMTTNDMPIIEPESFNTFNISPHQINPHFISGKPAGHNGESREERLEEFLIANQKSTVYAMPEGTAF; from the coding sequence ATGCAAAATCAAAGACGAAACCTACTAAAGGTAGCCGCTTTGGCGGCTGGCGCTGCGATGCTCAGCACGAGCGAACTAGCTGCGAGTGAAAAGGCGTTTAAGCTCTCTAAGCGCGATCATAGCAAGCAAAGAGCGCTGCTGCTCTCAAGCTCGGGCTACAAGGACACGAAGTATCTATCGCACGCGGTGTCGTGGATCGGTAAATTCGCGAAGGAAAACAACCTCGCGGGCAAAAAGATCGTTTTCATCCCTTACGCGAGCCTACGCAGGAGCTACGACGAATATGAAAAGCGCGTCAAAGAGGCGCTTGCGAGCTTAAACTTAAATATCGTCGGCGTTCACCACGCTAAAAACGCCGCGAAGGAAGTCGCGAGCGCGGATTGCATATTCGTAGGCGGCGGCAACACCTTCAAGCTCGTGCACGATATGTACGAAAACGAGCTCATCGCGCTAATCAGCAAAATGGTCGAGGACGGCACGCCGTATATCGGCTGGAGCGCGGGCTCGAATGTCGCGGGCGCTACAATGATGACGACGAACGATATGCCGATCATCGAGCCTGAGTCGTTTAATACCTTCAATATTTCCCCGCATCAGATCAATCCGCACTTCATCTCGGGCAAGCCTGCGGGGCACAACGGCGAGAGCAGAGAGGAGAGACTGGAGGAATTTTTGATCGCTAATCAAAAATCGACCGTTTATGCGATGCCGGAGGGTACGGCGTTTTGA
- a CDS encoding DUF4272 domain-containing protein: MTFSDFFKKGGKNSANAAKIGKTAQERKDISIEILKSQGVPYTLHLPLRYETDEVTPREKDEVIARAICSYAAIMCACSIRDEGKLADEDRQGVQGFLTNRYGCIDKLTRIERRVTQGEASRDEAGNMGWKYESLWALMWAMGLVEKLRFPSEICDCAFVMDTFSGGDFSARVKLRGTDEILQALDLIYRYHWACVNARVHGSDSAGLDEEVVMERRGGLEWLCCKGAENDNLTDEYNAWDYPDLNT, translated from the coding sequence GTGACGTTTTCAGATTTTTTCAAAAAAGGCGGTAAAAATAGCGCAAATGCCGCAAAGATCGGCAAGACCGCGCAAGAGCGCAAGGATATAAGCATCGAAATTTTAAAATCGCAGGGCGTGCCGTATACCCTCCATCTACCGCTGCGGTACGAGACGGACGAGGTCACTCCGCGCGAAAAGGACGAAGTCATCGCCCGCGCGATCTGCTCGTACGCGGCGATAATGTGCGCCTGCTCGATCAGAGACGAGGGCAAACTCGCGGATGAGGATAGGCAGGGCGTGCAGGGCTTTCTTACGAACCGCTACGGCTGCATAGACAAGCTCACGCGCATAGAGCGCCGCGTCACGCAGGGCGAGGCAAGCCGCGACGAGGCTGGAAATATGGGCTGGAAATACGAGTCGCTATGGGCGCTGATGTGGGCCATGGGGCTCGTGGAGAAGCTAAGATTTCCGAGCGAGATCTGCGACTGCGCCTTTGTGATGGACACCTTTAGCGGCGGCGATTTTTCGGCGCGCGTAAAGCTGCGGGGCACGGATGAAATCCTGCAGGCGCTCGATCTCATCTACCGCTACCACTGGGCGTGCGTCAATGCTCGCGTGCACGGCTCAGACAGCGCGGGGCTAGACGAAGAGGTCGTGATGGAGAGGCGCGGCGGGCTGGAGTGGCTGTGCTGCAAGGGGGCGGAGAACGATAATCTGACGGATGAATATAATGCGTGGGATTATCCGGACTTGAAT